AACTCATCCGCTCAAGCCGGAGGTCGCGGTTGCGACGTTCGCGCCAGCGCCGTTCCAGGCGCCACGGACTACCGAACCCGAGGTATCGGGCATAGATGCAGCCGGTGAGTGCCCCGACGAGGCTGGCCACGGCGGAGCCATGAGTTGCGCTGGCGTGCCCACGCCAGCAGAAGATCGCCAAAACGAGGATCAACGCCCAACCAAGATATTTATAGGGCACCCAAAGGCGGGGCCAACCCGGGAGGCAGAGCGGCCATTCCGGCAGGATGGTAGTGCACGCGAGTGCGAACGCGCAAACGGCCGGCTGTGCCCCGAGTAGAAGGTGTGCCGGTGAAACCAGCGCGTGAGCGATCGCACCCGCTGCGCTCGCCGTGGCGACTAACCCGAAGAAGTGGCGGCGGCCTAAGATCGCTTCCGATTCGCATCCGGCCAGCATGAATCCCACCACACTCAGGAGGATCGGCCAAGGGCTGTGTAAATCGTGCAACCACAGGTACGTAAACGGCTGCCAAAGCATGCCGTTCAGCAGGCCCCAACGGCTTGCGCCGAGGAGGTATTCCGGACAATTCACGCCTGCAGCTGATAGAAGCGATTCAAAGGAATACACGGCCACCAGCAGCAGTGCGATGCAGGCGGCAACCGTGACGTGCCCGCGCCGCCACGGTGCGGCTAAAAATTGAATTTGCGTCCACTTCATACTTGGATGCTCCCTCCCAAAGTTCCCGAGCCTCACCTTCTAAGTACGCGTCAAGACGGCCAACGAGACGTCTGCTAAATGCGGCAACACAGAACGGGTGGCGGGCGCCGGCGCGGAACCCGGACGGGCCGGGTTTTCAGCGGCCGGCGGGCCGCGGGCTGCGGCGGGGAACGAGCACCCGTAATCGTTTGGCCGCCAGTTCGAAACGGACCGGGGTCCGGAGTGAAACCTCGCCATCGACTTCGACGGGAGTATCCTGATCGCTGACGACGGAGAGCGCGGGCACCTGCAAATACTCGACGTCGGGCATTTGTTCAGGTTTACCGGCCAGAATGCCTTGGAGATACCGGAAGATGTCCAGGTAACCCTGGTTTCGAAACATCAAGAGATCGAGCCGGCCATCGTTGTTTTGGGCCTGGGAAAAAACGGAAAACGGCCCGCCGTAATGGCGGCCGTTGCCGATGAGTGCGAACGAGGCCTCGAACTGCCGGCCATCCGCACACGCGATCTGAAGCCGCGGGGGCGGGCTGCTGATGATCTGCAACGCCGCGAGGACGTAGCTTAACGGACCGATGGTACGGCGGATGGTGACATCGGTGGCCTCGACCGCCCGTGCATCCAGGCCGACGCCGGCCAACTGCACGAAAAACTGATCATTGGCGCGTGCCAGATCGATCTCGGCCACATGACCGTCCTCAATCACCTCCCAGCATTTCCGGATCTGTTCAAGCGGCAGCCCCAACTCGTACGCAAACACGTTCATCGTCCCGATCGGCAGGATGCCGAGCGTGACGGGCCATCCAGCGATGCCGTTGACGACTTCGTTGACGGTGCCATCGCCGCCGGCTGCGATCACCACTTCGTGGCCGTCGTGAACCGCTTGTTCGGCCAGCCGCATACCCTGCCCCGGACCGTTGGTCGGCCAAAGGGCGGCACCGCGTACGATCGATCTGAGCGTGTTTTCGACCGAACGCGCCTTCTCACCCTTGGCAGCGGGGTTGAAAATCACGACAACCTTCTGCTTGTTCATTGCCCCGGCATCCTCTTAAGTTCATCTCTTGTCCGCTCGATACGTAAAGCCTTTACTTCGTCTGTTTTCGCTGGTTCTGGCCGCCGTCGGGTTACTTTTCGCGCTCGGGTTGCTGGCGATCAATCTCTACCTTCAGTCCCCCGGCACCCGGCAGAAGATCTGCCGCGCGCTGAGCCGGAGCACCGGCCTGCCGGTCAGCGTATTTCGCATCTCGTATGACCCGTGGTCCGGGCTGGTCCTTGACGAGGTGACGGCTCGCGAACCGGGCGGTTCGACCGCCATATTTCGGGCCAGCCGCATCAAAGCGCACTTCAACCACCTGAAGCTCTTGAACCACAAACCGGTGATTAAACAGTTGAGCCTCCAGGGCGTCGACGTCTCCGTGCCTCTGGCGATGTTGACGGCAGCGGAAGCGCATCCAACCGACTTGCCGGCACCAAGGCCGCCTCCCGCCGCCGGCAGCACGCCGCCGGTCGCGGCCGCCGGTGCGCCCTCGCGGAACAAATTCCCGGCAGCGTCCTCGATCAGGGTTCAACGGGTTAAACTGACGCAGGGCACGATCACCCTGCTTTCACGTGACAGCACGGTCGCCGCCACCATCCGGAACCTGGAGGTTTTCGCGCGGCTGCAGAGGGGGGTGTATGCTGGTCGGAT
This is a stretch of genomic DNA from Verrucomicrobiota bacterium. It encodes these proteins:
- a CDS encoding rhomboid family intramembrane serine protease; translated protein: MKWTQIQFLAAPWRRGHVTVAACIALLLVAVYSFESLLSAAGVNCPEYLLGASRWGLLNGMLWQPFTYLWLHDLHSPWPILLSVVGFMLAGCESEAILGRRHFFGLVATASAAGAIAHALVSPAHLLLGAQPAVCAFALACTTILPEWPLCLPGWPRLWVPYKYLGWALILVLAIFCWRGHASATHGSAVASLVGALTGCIYARYLGFGSPWRLERRWRERRNRDLRLERMSCDQFMREQVDPVLEKIRREGFKSLTRAEHAILQRARQKLFNK
- a CDS encoding diacylglycerol kinase family lipid kinase; translation: MNKQKVVVIFNPAAKGEKARSVENTLRSIVRGAALWPTNGPGQGMRLAEQAVHDGHEVVIAAGGDGTVNEVVNGIAGWPVTLGILPIGTMNVFAYELGLPLEQIRKCWEVIEDGHVAEIDLARANDQFFVQLAGVGLDARAVEATDVTIRRTIGPLSYVLAALQIISSPPPRLQIACADGRQFEASFALIGNGRHYGGPFSVFSQAQNNDGRLDLLMFRNQGYLDIFRYLQGILAGKPEQMPDVEYLQVPALSVVSDQDTPVEVDGEVSLRTPVRFELAAKRLRVLVPRRSPRPAGR